The proteins below are encoded in one region of Phaseolus vulgaris cultivar G19833 chromosome 1, P. vulgaris v2.0, whole genome shotgun sequence:
- the LOC137814549 gene encoding ABC transporter G family member 39-like: MASALAGDDLAVSASSRRSWTTSSFREAWTATPDVFNVSGRHTHEDEEEELKWAAIERLPTFERMRKGVLKHVLDDGHVVLDEVDVSNLCLPDRKLLMDSILKIVEEDNEKFLRRLRDRVDRVGIEIPKIEVRCENLSVEGDVHVGSRALPSLLNVTLNAFESVLGLFHLAPSRKREIQILKDVSGIVKPSRMTLLLGPPSSGKTSLLLALAGKLDRDLRVSGRITYCGHELNEFVPQKTCAYISQHDIHYGEMTVRETLDFSGRCLGIGTRYEALVELSRREREAGIKPDPEIDAFMKAIALSGQKTNLVTDYVLKILGLDICADIMVGDDMRRGISGGQKKRVTTGEMLVGPAKALFMDEISTGLDSSTTFQICKFMRQMVHIMDVTMVISLLQPAPETFELFDDIILLSEGQIVYQGPRDNVLEFFEHTGFKCPERKGIADFLQEVTSKKDQQQYWSRKDEPYRYVSVPEFVQAFSSFDIGEKLATELGVPYDKSRAHPAALVKDKYGITNWELLKACFSREWLLMKRSAFVYIFKTSQITIMAVITFTMFLKTEMPVGTVQDGQKFYGALFFSLVNVMFNGMAELSMTVFKLPVFYKQRDFKFYPAWAFGLPIWLLKIPLSILESGIWIIVTYYTIGFAPSASRFFRQFMAFFCIHQMALSLFRFLAAAGRTLVVANTLGTLALQLIFVLGGFVIARNDIEPWMIWGYYLSPMMYGQNAIVMNEFLDERWSKPNTDSRINEPTVGKALLKSRGFYTEEYWFWICIGALLGFSIIFNILFILSLTYLDTFRDSKGVNLDEGDEKNTKSSSRQHIEGTGMAMESSSEIATSSNQEPRRGMVLPFQPLSLAFDHISYYVDMPAEMKSRGIKSDRLQLLQDVSGIFRPGILTALVGVSGAGKTTLMDVLAGRKTGGYIEGNISISGYPKNQSTFARVSGYCEQNDIHSPHVTVYESLIFSAWLRLSSDVNEQTRKMFVEEVMELVELNPIRDALVGLPGVDGLSTEQRKRLTIAVELVSNPSIIFMDEPTSGLDARAAAIVMRTVRNTVDTGRTVVCTIHQPSIDIFEAFDELLLMKRGGQVIYAGPLGRHSHKLVEYFEAVPGVPKIKNGYNPATWMLDISSTLVEANLEVDFAEIYAKSTLYRRNEELIQELSTPSPDSKDLYFPTKYSQSFFVQCKANFWKQYWSYWRYPQYNVVRFLMTIVEGIMFGAIFWNKAHKTHKQQDLGNLLGAMYAAVFFMGAMNASSVQPVVAIERTIFYRERAAGMYSALPYAFGQVAIEAIYNAIQTAIYALMLFSTIGFDWKATSFFWFYYYIFMSFMYFTLYGMMIVALTPGHQVAAICMSFFLSFWNLFSGFIIPRMQIPIWWRWYYWASPVSWTLYGLITSQLGDRNVELEIPGNGTMQLKEFLKQNFGFEYDFLPVVAAVHVGWVILFLFVFAYGIKFLNFQKR, translated from the exons ATGGCATCGGCACTTGCGGGGGATGATTTGGCGGTATCGGCCAGCAGTCGCCGGAGCTGGACGACGTCCAGCTTCAGGGAGGCGTGGACGGCGACGCCCGACGTGTTTAACGTGAGTGGTCGCCACACGCACGAGGATGAAGAGGAAGAGCTCAAATGGGCCGCCATAGAACGCTTGCCAACTTTTGAACGGATGAGAAAAGGGGTGCTCAAGCACGTGCTCGACGATGGACACGTGGTGCTTGATGAAGTCGATGTTTCCAACCTTTGCTTACCCGACAGGAAGCTCTTGATGGACAGCATACTCAAGATTGTTGAGGAAGATAATGAGAAATTTCTACGCAGACTTAGAGATAGAGTCGACAG AGTGGGGATTGAAATTCCGAAGATTGAAGTTCGGTGCGAGAATTTATCTGTGGAGGGTGATGTGCATGTTGGGAGTAGAGCTCTCCCTTCCCTGCTTAATGTTACTCTCAATGCTTTTGAG AGTGTTCTGGGATTATTTCACCTTGCACCGTCCAGGAAGAGGGAAATTCAGATTCTTAAAGATGTTAGTGGGATCGTTAAACCGTCAAG GATGACTCTTCTTTTGGGACCTCCAAGTTCTGGAAAAACATCATTGCTTTTGGCACTTGCAGGGAAACTTGATCGTGATTTAAGG GTGTCTGGGAGAATCACTTACTGTGGGCATGAGCTAAATGAATTTGTTCCACAAAAAACCTGTGCATATATTAGTCAACACGACATTCACTATGGAGAAATGACAGTGAGGGAGACATTAGATTTTTCAGGACGTTGTCTAGGTATTGGCACAAGGTATGAAGCGTTGGTGGAACTCTCAAGAAGGGAGAGAGAAGCAGGAATAAAACCAGACCCTGAGATTGACGCATTCATGAAGGCTATAGCATTATCAGGTCAAAAAACCAATTTGGTAACAGATTATGTTCTCAAG ATACTTGGGTTGGATATTTGTGCTGACATTATGGTTGGAGATGATATGAGAAGAGGCATATCTGGTGGACAGAAGAAGCGAGTAACAACAG GGGAGATGCTGGTAGGACCAGCAAAGGCACTATTTATGGATGAAATATCAACAGGATTAGATAGTTCCACCACCTTCCAGATATGCAAGTTCATGAGGCAAATGGTTCATATAATGGATGTAACCATGGTGATTTCTCTTCTACAACCAGCACCCGAGACCTTTGAACTCTTTGATGACATTATCCTACTTTCAGAAGGTCAAATAGTGTACCAAGGTCCACGTGACAATGTGCTAGAGTTCTTTGAACACACGGGTTTCAAGTGTCCTGAGCGAAAAGGAATTGCTGATTTTTTACAAGAAGTGACATCCAAGAAAGACCAGCAACAATATTGGTCAAGAAAAGATGAACCTTACAGATATGTTTCCGTTCCTGAATTTGTACAAGCTTTTAGTTCCTTTGACATAGGAGAGAAACTTGCTACTGAGCTTGGGGTTCCTTACGATAAGAGCCGAGCCCACCCTGCTGCCTTAGTGAAAGACAAATATGGTATAACAAACTGGGAGCTATTGAAGGCATGCTTTTCAAGAGAATGGCTACTTATGAAGCGCAGTGcttttgtttatatattcaaGACATCACAGATAACAATCATGGCTGTTATTACATTTACTATGTTCCTTAAAACAGAAATGCCAGTTGGAACAGTTCAAGATGGACAAAAATTCTATGGAGCATTATTCTTTAGTCTAGTAAACGTGATGTTTAATGGGATGGCAGAACTATCTATGACTGTTTTTAAGCTTCCTGTCTTTTACAAACAAAGGGATTTCAAGTTCTACCCTGCATGGGCATTTGGTTTGCCTATTTGGCTTCTCAAGATCCCTCTGTCCATTTTGGAATCAGGGATATGGATTATCGTTACATATTACACAATTGGATTTGCTCCTTCTGCTAGCAG ATTTTTCCGACAATTCATGGCATTTTTTTGCATTCATCAGATGGCTCTCTCTCTATTTCGGTTTCTTGCCGCAGCTGGTAGAACACTAGTTGTTGCTAATACACTGGGTACCTTGGCCCTGCAATTGATATTTGTGCTTGGAGGTTTTGTTATTGCCAGAA ATGACATTGAGCCATGGATGATATGGGGCTATTATTTATCTCCTATGATGTATGGTCAGAATGCCATAGTAATGAATGAATTCCTAGATGAAAGATGGAGTAAA CCAAATACAGACTCTAGAATTAATGAACCTACAGTTGGAAAGGCGCTTCTGAAATCTAGAGGCTTCTATACAGAAGAATATTGGTTTTGGATCTGCATTGGAGCCTTGCTGGGGTTTTCTATTATCTTCAACATCTTATTCATTCTTTCTTTAACTTATTTGGATA CTTTTAGAGATTCAAAAGGAGTCAATTTGGATGAAGGTGACGAAAAGAATACAAAGTCATCCTCTAGACAGCATATTGAAG GTACAGGCATGGCAATGGAAAGTTCTTCAGAAATTGCTACTTCTTCGAACCAAGAACCAAGAAGAGGAATGGTTCTACCTTTCCAACCTCTTTCACTCGCATTCGACCATATTAGCTACTACGTAGATATGCCTGCA GAAATGAAGAGTCGAGGAATCAAAAGTGATCGACTTCAACTACTACAAGATGTTAGTGGTATTTTTAGACCAGGCATATTGACAGCACTTGTGGGTGTTAGTGGTGCCGGGAAGACAACCCTTATGGATGTATTAGCCGGAAGAAAAACAGGTGGATACATCGAAGGAAATATTAGCATCTCAGGTTACCCAAAGAACCAATCAACATTTGCTCGTGTCAGTGGTTATTGTGAACAGAATGATATTCATTCTCCACATGTTACTGTATATGAATCACTCATATTTTCAGCATGGCTTCGCCTCTCTTCAGATGTAAATGAACAAACACGAAAG ATGTTTGTTGAAGAAGTTATGGAATTGGTTGAGCTTAACCCAATCAGAGATGCACTTGTGGGTCTTCCAGGAGTGGATGGTCTATCAACAGAACAAAGGAAAAGGCTTACCATTGCTGTAGAACTGGTTTCCAACCCTTCAATTATCTTCATGGATGAACCAACATCTGGCCTTGACGCCAGAGCTGCTGCTATTGTTATGCGAACTGTGAGAAATACAGTAGACACAGGGAGAACCGTTGTGTGCACAATTCATCAACCAAGTATAGACATTTTTGAAGCTTTTGATGAG CTTTTGTTGATGAAAAGAGGAGGACAGGTTATCTATGCCGGACCTCTTGGTCGCCACTCACATAAGCTAGTAGAATATTTTGAA GCTGTCCCAGGGGTTCCAAAAATCAAGAATGGTTATAATCCTGCCACGTGGATGCTTGATATCAGCTCTACTTTAGTTGAGGCTAATCTTGAGGTAGATTTTGCAGAGATTTATGCTAAGTCTACCCTTTACCG GAGGAACGAGGAGCTTATTCAGGAGCTCAGTACTCCATCACCAGATTCCAAGGACTTATACTTTCCAACCAAGTACTCCCAATCGTTTTTTGTTCAGTGCAAAGCTAACTTCTGGAAACAATATTGGTCCTACTGGAGATATCCTCAGTATAATGTTGTCCGATTCCTCATGACAATAGTCGAGGGAATAATGTTCGGTGCCATTTTCTGGAATAAAGCCCATAAAAC CCATAAACAACAAGATTTGGGGAATCTTTTGGGAGCCATGTACGCGGCTGTATTCTTTATGGGAGCCATGAATGCTTCATCAGTACAACCAGTTGTAGCCATTGAAAGAACGATCTTCTATCGTGAAAGAGCAGCAGGGATGTACTCTGCATTGCCATATGCATTTGGGCAG GTGGCAATAGAGGCAATTTATAATGCAATTCAAACAGCCATTTACGCTCTTATGCTTTTCTCAACGATTGGGTTTGATTGGAAGGCAACAAGCTTCTTTTGGTTCTACTACTACATATTCATGAGCTTCATGTACTTCACATTGTATGGGATGATGATTGTAGCACTAACACCGGGTCACCAAGTGGCTGCCATTTGTATGTCCTTCTTCTTGAGTTTCTGGAACTTGTTCTCTGGCTTTATCATTCCTAGGATG CAAATTCCTATTTGGTGGAGATGGTATTATTGGGCTTCTCCTGTTTCATGGACACTGTATGGCCTTATTACCTCACAACTAGGTGACAGAAATGTAGAATTGGAGATACCAGGTAATGGAACCATGCAACTGAAGGAATTCCTGAAACAAAACTTTGGTTTTGAGTATGACTTCCTTCCAGTTGTTGCTGCTGTTCATGTAGGCTGGGTCATCCTCTTCTTATTCGTTTTTGCCTATGGCATCAAATTTCTTAATTTCCAAAAGAGGTAG
- the LOC137816214 gene encoding ABC transporter G family member 34-like, translating to MASISVSDDSVMEKKYRHSWPSLGFELGWTPSLLRSGRSKEEDSEEDLKWAEMQRLPTLERIRKGMLSVVLDNGKVVHCHVDVADLRLQDKKHLLERVLKFVDDDNEKFLRKLRDRINRVGIIIPKIEIRFENVSVEGNVHVGTRSLPTLLNVTLNSFETILGLVGLASSKKRRINILKDVSGIVKPSRMTLLLGPPGAGKTTLLLALAGKLDQDLKVGGKVSYCGHELNEFVSKKTCAYISQNDVHYGEMTVRETLDFTGRCLGVGTRYEMLEELLRREKQKGIKPDADIDAFMKATVISGQKTNLQTDYVLKILGLDICAETVVGNNMSRGISGGQRKRVTTGEMLVGPAKALFMDEISTGLDSSTTFQICKFMSQIVHIMDETMVISLLQPPPETYELFDDIILLSEGQIVYQGPRQNVLEFFQNMGFQCPPRKGVADFLQEVTSKNDQQQYWCRRDEPYRYVSVPQFAEAFHSFHIGEKVAAELKVPYDKNQTHRAALVKDKYGISSWELLKACFSREWLLMKRDKFVYVYRIIQLIVLSIIGSTVFLRVKMPVGTVEDGGKFFGALFFSLVNMLFNGFTEQAMIVARLPVFYKQRDFMFYPAWAFALPIWVLRIPISVVESAVWIVLTYYPIGFAPSASRFFKQLLALFGIHQMSISLFRLIGAIGRTNVGAAILSGLIYQIIFALGGFVVSKNNIKPWLKWGYYVSPLSYGQNALVVNEFLDERWSKPNTDSRIDAPTVGKVLLKSKGFYTEDYWFWICIGALFGFVLLFNLLAIAALTYLNAIGDSKAFITDEDDRKKEGGQGIDMAVRNASRRERSTGMVMPFQPLSLAFNNVDYYVDMPAEMKSQGIDEDRLQLLHDASGAFRPGVLTALMGVSGAGKTTLMDVLAGRKTGGYIEGSISISGYPKNQATFARVSGYCEQNDIHSPNVTVYESLLFSAWLRLPSDVNAQTRKMFVEEIMELIELKSIKDALVGLPGVNGLSTEQRKRLTIAVELVANPSIIFMDEPTSGLDARAAAIVMRTVRNTVDTGRTVVCTIHQPSIDIFEAFDELLLLKRGGKVIYAGPLGHYSQQLIEYFEAIPGVPKIKDGYNPATWMLEISTPSYEAQLGIDFADIYVNSTLYRDNQELIKELSTPSPNSNDLHFPTKYSQSFSVQCKACFWKQYWSYWRNPSYNGPRFVFTILIGIIFGLIFLNKAKNIKKQQDIWDLLGAMYAAVMFLGTSNTMGVQPILDIERTVLYRERAAGMYSTLTYAVSQVAVEGIYNAIQTTVFCVIIYSMMGFEWKATKFFSFYYFIFICLIYYTLYGMMIVSLTPSFQIASICNSFFLTVWNTFCGFIIPRTQIPVWWRWYYWLTPNAWTLYGIVTSQLGDDNAEVEIPGAKNMMVKELIKETFGYEYHFLPVVVIVHLGWVLLFLFVFAYGIKFLNFQKR from the exons ATGGCATCCATATCTGTGAGTGATGATTCTGTCATGGAAAAAAAATATCGCCATAGCTGGCCTTCGTTGGGTTTCGAACTTGGTTGGACGCCATCTTTGTTAAGGAGTGGACGGAGCAAGGAAGAAGACAGTGAGGAGGATCTGAAATGGGCGGAGATGCAGCGTTTACCTACGCTAGAACGCATAAGAAAAGGGATGTTGAGCGTAGTGCTTGATAATGGAAAGGTTGTACATTGCCATGTTGATGTGGCTGATCTTAGGTTGCAAGACAAAAAGCACCTATTGGAGAGAGTACTCAAATTTGTTGATGATGACAATGAGAAATTTCTTCGTAAACTTAGAGATAGAATTAACAG GGTGGGGATTATAATTCCAAAAATTGAAATCAGATTCGAGAATGTATCAGTGGAGGGAAATGTTCATGTTGGAACTAGATCACTTCCTACTCTGCTTAATGTTACTCTCAATAGTTTTGAG ACGATTCTTGGATTGGTTGGCCTTGCATCTTCGAAGAAGAGAAGAATTAATATTCTTAAAGATGTTAGTGGAATTGTCAAACCATCAAG GATGACCCTACTTCTAGGTCCTCCAGGTGCAGGAAAAACAACATTACTTCTAGCACTTGCAGGGAAACTTGACCAGGATTTAAAG GTTGGTGGGAAAGTAAGTTATTGTGGGCATGAACTTAACGAATTTGTGTCTAAGAAAACTTGTGCCTACATTAGTCAGAATGATGTTCACTATGGAGAAATGACAGTGAGAGAGACATTAGATTTTACAGGACGTTGTCTAGGTGTAGGGACGAGGTATGAAATGTTGGAAGAACTTCTGAGAAGGGAGAAACAAAAAGGAATCAAACCTGATGCTGACATTGATGCATTTATGAAGGCTACAGTCATATCTGGTCAAAAAACCAATTTGCAAACAGATTATGTTCTTaag ATACTTGGATTGGATATCTGTGCTGAAACCGTGGTTGGTAATAACATGAGCAGGGGCATCTCAGGTGGACAAAGAAAGCGTGTCACAACAG GGGAGATGCTGGTAGGACCGGCAAAGGCACTTTTTATGGATGAAATATCAACAGGACTGGACAGTTCCACCACGTTTCAGATATGCAAGTTCATGAGCCAAATTGTTCATATAATGGATGAAACCATGGTCATATCTCTTCTTCAACCACCACCAGAGACATATGAACTGTTTGATGACATTATTCTACTTTCAGAAGGTCAGATTGTGTACCAAGGTCCACGTCAAAATGTGCTTGAGTTCTTTCAAAACATGGGTTTCCAATGTCCTCCAAGAAAGGGAGTTGCTGACTTTCTACAAGAAGTAACATCTAAGAACGATCAGCAGCAGTATTGGTGTAGAAGAGATGAACCTTACAGATATGTTTCAGTTCCTCAATTTGCAGAGGCTTTCCATTCGTTTCACATAGGAGAGAAGGTTGCAGCAGAGCTTAAGGTTCCTTATGATAAGAACCAAACTCATCGTGCTGCCTTAGTTAAAGACAAGTATGGTATATCAAGTTGGGAACTGCTGAAGGCATGTTTCTCAAGAGAATGGTTGCTTATGAAACGCGACAAGTTTGTCTACGTATATAGGATAATACAGTTAATTGTATTATCTATTATAGGCTCTACTGTGTTTCTTAGAGTTAAAATGCCAGTGGGCACTGTTGAAGACGGGGGAAAGTTCTTTGGAGCACTGTTTTTTTCTCTAGTGAACATGTTGTTCAATGGGTTCACAGAACAAGCCATGATTGTTGCCAGGCTTCCTGTTTTTTACAAACAAAGGGATTTCATGTTCTACCCTGCATGGGCGTTTGCCTTACCTATATGGGTTCTCAGGATCCCCATTTCCGTTGTGGAATCAGCAGTATGGATTGTTCTAACATACTATCCAATTGGATTTGCTCCCTCAGCTAGCAG ATTTTTCAAACAATTATTGGCATTGTTTGGCATCCATCAAATGTCCATCTCTCTATTCCGGCTCATTGGTGCAATTGGTAGAACAAATGTTGGTGCTGCTATACTGAGTGGTTTGATATATCAAATAATCTTTGCGCTTGGAGGATTTGTTGTCTCAAAAA ATAATATCAAACCATGGTTGAAATGGGGTTACTATGTTTCTCCTCTGAGTTATGGTCAGAATGCCTTAGTAGTAAATGAATTTTTGGATGAAAGATGGAGTAAA ccAAATACAGACTCTAGAATTGATGCACCTACCGTTGGAAAAGTACTTCTCAAGTCTAAAGGATTTTACACAGAAGATTACTGGTTCTGGATATGCATTGGAGCTTTGTTTGGGTTTGTTCTTcttttcaaccttctcgccatTGCTGCATTGACTTATTTGAATG CTATTGGTGATTCAAAAGCATTCATCACGGATGAAGATGACAGGAAGAAGGAAG GAGGTCAAGGCATAGACATGGCAGTAAGAAATGCTTCTCGCCGAGAAAGAAGTACAGGAATGGTCATGCCGTTTCAACCTCTTTCACTTGCATTCAATAATGTGGACTACTACGTAGACATGCCTGCT GAAATGAAAAGTCAAGGAATCGATGAAGATAGACTTCAACTACTGCATGATGCCAGCGGTGCTTTTAGACCAGGTGTATTGACAGCCCTTATGGGTGTTAGTGGTGCTGGGAAGACAACCCTTATGGACGTATTAGCTGGAAGAAAAACAGGTGGATACATCGAAGGAAGTATTAGCATCTCAGGTTACCCAAAGAACCAAGCAACATTTGCTCGTGTCAGTGGCTACTGTGAACAGAATGACATTCATTCTCCCAATGTTACTGTATATGAATCACTATTATTTTCAGCATGGCTTCGCCTTCCATCAGATGTAAATGCACAAACGAGAAAG ATGTTTGTTGAAGAAATTATGGAGTTGATTGAGCTTAAATCAATCAAAGATGCACTTGTGGGGCTTCCAGGCGTAAACGGTCTATCAACTGAACAAAGGAAGAGGCTTACTATTGCGGTAGAATTGGTTGCCAACCCTTCGATTATCTTTATGGATGAACCAACATCTGGCCTTGATGCTAGAGCCGCTGCTATTGTTATGCGAACTGTGAGAAACACAGTGGACACTGGCAGAACCGTTGTGTGCACAATTCATCAACCAAGCATAGACATTTTTGAAGCTTTTGATGAG TTACTGTTGTTGAAAAGAGGAGGGAAAGTTATCTATGCTGGACCTCTTGGTCACTATTCACAGCAGCTCATTGAATACTTTGAA GCTATTCCAGGGGTTCCAAAAATCAAGGATGGCTATAATCCTGCAACATGGATGCTTGAGATTAGCACTCCCTCATATGAAGCTCAACTTGGAATAGATTTTGCGGATATTTACGTTAACTCGACTCTTTACCG AGATAATCAAGAGCTTATCAAAGAACTCAGTACTCCATCACCAAATTCCAATGACTTGCACTTCCCGACCAAATATTCCCAATCATTCTCTGTGCAGTGCAAGGCTTGTTTTTGGAAACAGTACTGGTCTTATTGGAGAAATCCTTCCTACAATGGCCCTCGATTCGTCTTCACAATACTCATTGGGATAATCTTTGGTCTAATCTTCTTGAATAAAGCCAAAAATAT CAAAAAGCAACAAGATATATGGGATCTTCTAGGAGCCATGTATGCTGCTGTGATGTTCCTTGGAACCTCGAACACTATGGGAGTACAGCCAATTCTTGACATAGAAAGAACTGTATTGTATCGTGAAAGAGCAGCAGGGATGTATTCAACATTGACCTATGCAGTTAGTCAG GTGGCAGTGGAGGGAATTTATAATGCTATTCAAACAACAGTCTTCTGTGTCATAATCTACTCCATGATGGGGTTTGAATGGAAGGCGACgaaatttttttcattctaCTACTTCATATTCATTTGTTTGATCTACTACACACTATATGGGATGATGATTGTTTCCCTAACCCCGAGTTTCCAAATTGCATCCATTTGCAATTCCTTCTTCTTGACCGTCTGGAACACCTTCTGTGGCTTTATCATTCCTAGGACG CAAATTCCTGTATGGTGGAGATGGTACTATTGGCTTACTCCTAATGCTTGGACACTGTATGGCATTGTTACCTCTCAACTTGGTGATGATAATGCAGAAGTGGAAATTCCAGGAGCTAAAAACATGATGGTGAAGGAACTGATTAAGGAAACCTTCGGTTATGAGTATCACTTTCTGCCAGTGGTCGTTATTGTTCACCTAGGCTGGgttcttcttttcttgtttgtttttgCCTATGGCATCAAATTCCTTAACTTCCAAAAACGATGA